A single genomic interval of Oryza sativa Japonica Group chromosome 7, ASM3414082v1 harbors:
- the LOC4342170 gene encoding BTB/POZ and MATH domain-containing protein 3 gives MTAAASWSRSVTETVRGSHQYTVKGFSMAKGVGAGRYVSSDTFAVGGYHWAVYLYPDGKNPEDNANYVSVFVALASDGADVRALFELTLLDQSGRGRHKVHSHFDRSLQAGPYTLKYRGSMWGYKRFYRRSLLESSDFLKDDCLVMNCTVGVVKNRLETPKNIHINIPPSDMGRCFNNLLNLRIGCDVSFEVGDERVQAHKWILAARSPVFKAQFFGPIGNPDLHTVIVEDVEPLVFKAMVNFIYSDELPSIHELAGSVSTWTSTVVVQHLLAAADRYGLDRLRLLCEEKLCDELTAETVATTLALAEQHHCTQLKSACLKFTAVRENLGAVMETEGFNYLEETCPSLLSDLLATVAVVDDDAASFNRKRGVGGNEGANPVESVEASDRRIRRRV, from the exons atgacggcggcggcgtcgtggtccCGGTCGGTGACGGAGACGGTGCGGGGGTCTCACCAGTACACGGTGAAGGGGTTCTCGATGGCGAAGGGCGTAGGGGCCGGGCGGTACGTGAGCAGCGACACCTTCGCGGTGGGCGGCTACCACTGGGCCGTCTACCTCTACCCCGACGGCAAGAACCCCGAGGACAACGCCAACTACGTCTCCGTCTTCGTCGCCCTCGCCTCCGACGGCGCCGACGTCCGCGCCCTCTTCGAGCTCACCCTCCTCGACCAGtccggccgcggccgccacaAGGTCCACTCCCACTTCGACCGATCCCTCCAGGCCGGACCCTACACCCTCAAGTACCGAGGCTCCATGTG GGGCTACAAGCGCTTCTACCGAAGATCACTCTTAGAATCATCCGACTTTCTCAAGGACGACTGCCTCGTTATGAACTGCACTGTAGGCGTCGTCAAGAACCGTCTCGAAACACCAAAGAACATCCACATCAATATTCCTCCATCCGACATGGGCCGTTGCTTCAACAACCTCCTCAATCTCCGCATCGGCTGTGACGTATCTTTTGAGGTGGGTGATGAAAGAGTCCAGGCGCACAAGTGGATTCTTGCTGCCCGCTCCCCTGTATTCAAAGCCCAATTCTTTGGTCCTATTGGGAATCCTGACCTACACACAGTCATTGTCGAGGATGTAGAACCTCTTGTCTTCAAG GCAATGGTGAATTTCATATACTCTGATGAACTTCCTAGTATTCATGAACTAGCTGGATCTGTCTCAACTTGGACATCGACAGTAGTAGTACAGCATTTGTTGGCGGCTGCTGACAGATATGGACTAGATCGGCTACGTCTGCTATGCGAGGAAAAGTTATGTGATGAACTCACTGCTGAAACAGTTGCAACAACTTTAGCCCTAGCTGAACAACATCATTGTACTCAGCTGAAATCTGCTTGTCTGAAGTTCACTGCTGTTCGGGAAAATCTGGGAG CTGTGATGGAGACAGAAGGATTTAATTACTTGGAGGAGACATGCCCGTCCCTGCTATCTGACTTGTTAGCTACTGTCGCAGTAGTGGATGATGATGCTGCGTCATTCAACCGGAAGAGGGGAGTCGGTGGTAACGAAGGAGCGAATCCTGTGGAGAGCGTGGAGGCTAGTGATAGGCGCATCCGCAGGAGGGTTTAG
- the LOC4342171 gene encoding very-long-chain aldehyde decarbonylase GL1-8: MMAAAGLESAWEYLITHFSEFQLASIGTFLLHESVFFLSGLPSLLFERLGLFSKYKIQKKSNTPDYQNRCVVRLVLYHVCVNLPLTILSYRTFKFMGLRSTLPLPHWTVVVSQVLFFFVLEDFIFYWGHRALHTKWLYQHVHSVHHEYATPFGLTSEYAHPAEILFLGFATVAGPALTGPHLFTLWVWMVLRVLETVEAHSGYHFPWSPSNFLPLYGGAEFHDYHHRVLYTKSGNYSSTFIYMDWLFGTDKDYRKTKALEEKERTKHL, encoded by the exons atgatggcggcggcggggctggaGTCGGCGTGGGAGTACCTCATCACGCATTTCAGCGAGTTCCAGCTGGCCTCCATCGGCACCTTCCTCCTCCACGAGagcgtcttcttcctctccggcctcccctctctcctcttcgaGCGCCTCGGCCTCTTCTCCAAGTACAAGATCCAG AAGAAGAGCAATACACCCGATTACCAGAACAGATGTGTAGTGCGTCTCGTTCTCTACCATGTCTGCGTCAATCTCCCTCTCACCATTTTATCATATCGCACCTTCAAATTCATGGGCTTGAGGAGCACCCTTCCGCTGCCTCACTG GACAGTTGTCGTCTCCCAAGTGCTCTTCTTTTTTGTGCTTGAGGATTTCATATTCTACTGGGGGCATAGGGCACTGCATACCAAATGGCTGTACCAGCATGTTCACAGCGTCCACCATGA ATATGCCACACCCTTTGGCCTAACATCTGAATATGCTCACCCTGCTGAGATTCTATTCTTGGGCTTTGCTACCGTGGCCGGCCCTGCCCTTACTGGCCCTCACCTCTTCACTCTCTGGGTGTGGATGGTCTTGAGGGTCTTGGAGACAGTTGAGGCTCACAGTGGCTACCACTTCCCATGGAGCCCGTCCAATTTCTTGCCATTGTATGGCGG CGCTGAATTCCATGACTATCATCACCGTGTTCTCTACACCAAGTCTGGGAATTACTCGTCGACCTTCATCTACATGGACTG GCTGTTTGGGACTGATAAAGATTACCGCAAGACAAAGGCCCtagaggagaaagaaaggaCGAAGCATCTGTAA